In one window of Candidatus Bathyarchaeia archaeon DNA:
- a CDS encoding sulfide-dependent adenosine diphosphate thiazole synthase: MSLKIRGVEEEVITRAIIRKTMEDWLNIAESDVVVVGAGPSGLTAAMYTAKAGLKTVLFERRLSFGGGMGGGGMQFHKIVVESPAEKILEDINCRVEMIGDSLFIVDAAEMIAKLASKAIDAGAKIILGVTVDDVIYRDDPLRIVGVVIQWSSVMMAGLHVDPLGIKAKAVVDCTGHDAEVLSVASKKIPELNISVLGEKSMWASKAEKLTVEGTREVCPGLFAAGMAVAAIDQTPRMGPIFGGMLLSGAKVAQLIANKILGGSMRKITPIDF, from the coding sequence ATGTCCCTTAAAATTAGAGGAGTTGAGGAGGAGGTAATAACCCGAGCGATAATACGGAAGACAATGGAAGACTGGCTAAATATTGCCGAGTCCGATGTTGTAGTTGTTGGCGCCGGGCCCTCCGGGCTTACAGCCGCAATGTATACTGCCAAAGCTGGCTTAAAAACTGTTTTATTTGAAAGAAGACTCTCCTTTGGTGGAGGTATGGGCGGAGGCGGAATGCAATTCCATAAGATTGTTGTTGAGTCTCCGGCAGAAAAAATTTTGGAAGATATTAACTGCAGGGTTGAAATGATCGGAGACAGCTTATTTATTGTTGATGCTGCTGAAATGATAGCTAAGCTTGCATCTAAAGCTATAGATGCTGGCGCAAAAATAATTTTAGGTGTAACAGTTGATGACGTGATCTATAGAGATGATCCTCTTAGAATAGTCGGCGTTGTTATTCAGTGGTCATCAGTCATGATGGCTGGATTACACGTTGACCCCCTTGGGATTAAGGCGAAGGCTGTTGTAGACTGCACCGGACATGATGCCGAAGTCCTCTCAGTTGCCTCTAAGAAGATACCGGAGCTAAATATTTCCGTTTTAGGCGAGAAGTCAATGTGGGCTTCTAAAGCTGAAAAATTAACTGTTGAAGGAACTAGAGAGGTTTGTCCAGGACTTTTCGCTGCTGGAATGGCTGTTGCAGCAATAGACCAAACTCCACGCATGGGTCCAATCTTTGGTGGAATGCTCTTAAGCGGAGCAAAGGTGGCGCAGTTAATCGCAAACAAAATTCTAGGAGGAAGCATGCGAAAAATAACACCTATTGACTTCTAA
- a CDS encoding ABC transporter permease, with protein MRKNATIKSLLVTLFTLLTLILISTSLLKSYAEAYSSATFSQSMQAISVKEQTKPSLSLNVKIIDAITHEPIENATIVLWDINNFIGYKFFTDKNGECIISGEYIEPRSRYSLYAYRGNFDEKIVDYVPVEYRVYFEKVESRNITLLLIPGALIEIWGVPYIVQSSSPEIRSMTIRVIEKDEKFLNYSFVREYGYTQTNYRIGLPNNMIIVPAGVNFILECELPYYTRRGPLLLRVSEIFYIDNNSLPFIMPQKGYLPGNQVKIPYYSLRRSLEYVKTVFADVSYVINEAQATGFVVFDEKKILSDLSQEVIKTEVLLQNAREDEEFRDIWLVLLKILKEMDNVRTILRMKYDYTESQAIYLPAVISVFSIVVSFFFFEEEKKKVISNIITYILFLIILYYTHPGAHLIVTRNIMRFLYAALFSFITFSALVFIIPRIWKERIIEGEVSWRSAITIIFSMGKRQIKRKKIRGFFTIFSIGILILAFTSLTSIGTFFGVVADKISLTSPSEGILVRQMINGSSAFFSPLGYGDIIALSEIIPATNIAQRWKNLPRATPIARLINIDTYISHFIYSIIAISPSNESLYTGLNNIVIGSYLSDRECGEVLVGSSVAEKLNIRPNQNVTLEFLETSGVTVTLTVRGLIRDDGYNNLIDVDGNFFGSFRLLEDGSIRRCNSSEIIVINLETAKWIQEIINSRYERKKEAPQLVLLSEIVFKPATMDNIEANVKRIVFKFGYDVFISLNNVVSYYHIGSYIEFKGFAELLIPMIMVILNVSMVMINNAYEREKEIKVLSMVGLNPTHIGLTFVAEAIVMGMVGGSIGYLSGLSFYRIMTLFGRDLVVREKLEWWWSAIGFALAILVSVLSAMRPAAMAVSAYTPSKIRRIKRPKEEIAKRKEEIFRAYQAKEIIMPVKVLFSEKEFFISYFLDRLYDLRTGYTERVGNIEDIPEAESVRGELIKTIKFSYYFGSPEQRKETKNILTLVKSPHEEYYRIKLVSEPVSPGIPESIIDRTIDFVHEILMGWVKDKKRIVGAYKT; from the coding sequence ATGCGAAAAAATGCGACAATTAAAAGTTTACTGGTTACTTTGTTTACATTGCTTACTCTTATATTAATATCCACTTCTCTCTTAAAATCTTATGCTGAAGCATATAGTAGCGCAACGTTTTCTCAATCCATGCAGGCGATTAGCGTCAAGGAGCAAACAAAGCCCTCGCTATCCTTAAATGTGAAAATAATAGATGCTATAACACATGAGCCAATAGAAAATGCAACAATAGTCTTATGGGATATCAATAACTTCATTGGTTACAAGTTTTTCACTGATAAAAATGGGGAGTGCATTATTTCCGGAGAGTATATTGAACCTAGATCTCGCTATTCCCTATATGCTTATAGAGGCAATTTTGATGAAAAAATTGTTGATTATGTGCCAGTAGAATATAGAGTGTACTTTGAAAAAGTAGAAAGCAGAAACATAACATTACTGTTAATTCCAGGCGCACTAATAGAGATCTGGGGGGTTCCCTATATTGTTCAGTCATCAAGTCCTGAGATCCGCAGTATGACTATAAGAGTTATAGAGAAAGATGAAAAATTTCTCAACTATTCATTTGTCCGAGAATATGGTTATACACAGACTAATTATAGAATAGGTTTACCGAATAATATGATTATTGTTCCCGCGGGCGTTAACTTTATTCTCGAATGCGAACTGCCATATTACACACGTAGGGGTCCACTACTATTACGGGTAAGTGAAATTTTCTACATAGATAATAATTCCCTTCCATTTATAATGCCTCAGAAAGGATATTTGCCGGGGAATCAGGTAAAGATTCCATACTATAGTCTTAGGAGGAGTTTAGAATATGTAAAAACAGTTTTTGCAGATGTCTCTTATGTTATTAATGAGGCGCAAGCAACAGGGTTTGTAGTTTTTGATGAAAAGAAGATACTAAGCGATTTAAGTCAAGAAGTCATTAAGACCGAAGTCCTTTTACAAAATGCGCGTGAGGATGAAGAGTTTAGGGACATATGGTTGGTTCTCCTAAAAATTCTCAAAGAAATGGATAATGTGAGAACAATATTGAGAATGAAGTATGATTATACTGAAAGTCAAGCTATCTATCTTCCAGCAGTAATATCGGTTTTCAGTATAGTAGTTTCCTTCTTCTTTTTTGAGGAGGAAAAAAAGAAAGTGATTTCAAATATTATCACATATATTCTCTTCTTAATTATCTTATACTACACGCATCCAGGCGCTCATCTAATAGTTACTAGAAATATTATGCGCTTTTTATATGCAGCTTTATTCTCATTCATAACTTTTTCAGCGCTTGTCTTCATTATACCGCGCATCTGGAAAGAAAGAATTATTGAAGGAGAGGTTTCTTGGAGAAGTGCGATTACAATAATTTTTTCAATGGGGAAACGTCAGATAAAACGTAAAAAAATACGCGGTTTCTTCACAATTTTCTCAATAGGGATACTTATTTTGGCATTTACTTCTCTCACATCTATTGGAACATTCTTCGGCGTTGTAGCTGATAAGATAAGTTTAACATCGCCTTCAGAAGGGATTCTTGTGAGACAGATGATCAATGGATCCTCGGCTTTCTTCTCACCCCTTGGATACGGTGATATAATTGCTCTCTCAGAGATTATTCCAGCAACCAACATTGCGCAAAGATGGAAAAATCTGCCCAGAGCTACTCCTATAGCCCGATTAATAAATATTGATACATATATCTCACACTTCATTTACAGTATTATAGCAATATCACCTAGCAACGAGTCCCTGTATACAGGCTTAAACAACATAGTTATAGGTAGCTACTTAAGTGACAGGGAGTGTGGTGAAGTTTTAGTAGGTTCAAGTGTGGCGGAAAAGCTAAATATTAGACCGAACCAAAATGTGACCCTAGAGTTTCTAGAGACATCGGGTGTAACTGTGACGCTAACTGTTAGGGGGCTGATTAGAGATGATGGATATAATAATCTTATTGATGTTGATGGCAACTTTTTTGGTTCCTTCCGCCTCCTTGAGGATGGTTCCATAAGAAGATGTAATAGTTCAGAGATCATAGTGATCAATTTGGAAACGGCTAAATGGATACAGGAGATAATTAATAGTCGTTATGAACGTAAGAAAGAGGCTCCGCAGCTTGTCTTACTGTCTGAAATTGTTTTCAAACCAGCCACTATGGATAATATAGAAGCTAACGTTAAAAGAATTGTCTTCAAATTTGGCTATGATGTCTTCATCTCCTTAAATAATGTAGTCAGCTACTATCATATTGGCTCATATATTGAGTTTAAGGGATTCGCCGAGTTGCTTATTCCGATGATTATGGTTATTCTTAATGTCAGTATGGTCATGATTAACAATGCTTATGAGCGGGAAAAAGAAATCAAAGTACTTTCAATGGTTGGACTTAATCCAACCCATATAGGATTAACATTTGTAGCTGAAGCAATCGTCATGGGCATGGTTGGCGGTAGCATAGGTTATTTATCTGGATTAAGCTTCTACAGAATTATGACATTATTTGGGCGAGATCTCGTGGTTAGAGAGAAGCTTGAGTGGTGGTGGAGCGCTATAGGCTTTGCATTAGCCATATTAGTCTCAGTCTTGTCAGCAATGAGACCTGCTGCTATGGCTGTTAGCGCATATACACCATCAAAAATAAGGAGGATTAAAAGACCGAAAGAAGAAATTGCAAAACGTAAAGAGGAAATATTCAGAGCTTACCAGGCTAAAGAGATAATCATGCCAGTAAAGGTGCTGTTTAGTGAGAAGGAGTTCTTTATAAGTTACTTTTTGGATCGTCTTTACGATCTAAGAACAGGCTATACTGAAAGAGTTGGAAACATCGAGGATATTCCTGAGGCTGAGAGCGTTAGAGGTGAACTCATAAAAACTATTAAATTCTCCTATTATTTCGGTTCACCGGAGCAAAGAAAAGAGACAAAAAATATTTTGACTTTGGTAAAAAGCCCGCATGAAGAATATTACCGAATTAAGTTAGTATCCGAGCCAGTTTCACCTGGAATACCTGAGAGTATTATCGATAGAACGATCGATTTTGTTCATGAAATATTAATGGGTTGGGTTAAAGACAAGAAGAGAATTGTAGGGGCATATAAAACTTAA
- a CDS encoding phosphoribosylaminoimidazolesuccinocarboxamide synthase: MGSVKDLEIIKKPTTEDMGIGRFHFSDRYSVFDWGEMPDHIVGKGASLCLMGAYCFESLEKRGIKTHYRGLLGSKGRIIRFDEIEEPTNVMEINVVNVYRPRAYVEDGKLKYDYSIYTPSLRNYLLPLEIIYRNGLPEGSSIFKRLEQGLMTLKDLGLDHIPKPGEMLTKPIFDVSTKLEEGDRYITWDEAQKIAGLTVSEVEEIKDLLLRVDETITEIAKRADLINEDGKIELAFDPNRQLMVVDVVGTLDECRFTYNGIHVSKEVARIYYRRTEWAREVEEAKRRSREQGIENWRMLVKNAPPKLNPKLKTLISQMYMAAANEMTGKKFFEVPKLIEVLKDLRDYLSILKP; the protein is encoded by the coding sequence ATGGGTAGCGTAAAGGACTTAGAAATTATTAAGAAGCCAACTACTGAAGATATGGGAATAGGGCGATTCCATTTTTCAGACCGTTACTCGGTTTTTGATTGGGGTGAGATGCCTGATCATATAGTGGGGAAGGGTGCATCTCTATGTCTTATGGGGGCATACTGCTTTGAGAGTCTTGAGAAAAGGGGTATAAAAACTCATTATCGTGGTCTTTTAGGTTCCAAGGGGCGAATTATCCGTTTCGACGAGATTGAGGAGCCGACAAATGTTATGGAGATAAACGTTGTGAATGTGTATAGACCCAGAGCTTATGTTGAGGATGGTAAACTTAAGTATGACTACAGTATTTATACACCGAGCTTAAGAAATTACTTACTGCCCCTAGAGATAATTTACAGGAATGGTTTGCCGGAGGGCTCTTCGATCTTCAAGAGGCTTGAGCAGGGGCTTATGACATTAAAAGACCTAGGTTTAGACCATATACCGAAGCCTGGCGAAATGCTTACTAAGCCTATCTTTGATGTGAGCACAAAACTTGAAGAGGGTGATAGATATATTACTTGGGATGAAGCCCAAAAGATTGCTGGTTTAACTGTCAGTGAAGTTGAGGAAATTAAGGATCTATTGTTGAGAGTTGATGAGACTATTACTGAAATAGCTAAAAGGGCGGATTTAATTAACGAGGATGGAAAAATAGAGTTGGCGTTTGATCCAAATAGGCAGCTGATGGTTGTTGATGTTGTGGGGACACTGGATGAGTGTAGATTTACATATAATGGGATACATGTGAGTAAAGAGGTTGCCCGTATATATTATAGGCGGACAGAGTGGGCAAGGGAAGTTGAGGAGGCAAAGAGAAGGTCTAGGGAGCAAGGTATAGAAAATTGGAGAATGCTAGTGAAAAATGCGCCGCCAAAACTAAATCCTAAATTAAAGACTTTAATAAGTCAGATGTATATGGCGGCAGCGAATGAAATGACGGGGAAGAAATTTTTTGAGGTGCCAAAATTGATAGAGGTTCTAAAAGACCTTAGAGATTATCTCTCAATATTGAAACCTTAA
- the fdhD gene encoding formate dehydrogenase accessory sulfurtransferase FdhD translates to MLIEHEVLRFDQLKGKFESLRDSIVIEEITRLHINGSLYAVFHHLPSQVKELVVGYLLTEGLIERVEDVLEMKFSGRDVHVRLSEDKYFNAPDKTQLITTFCSGKITSPSIFKAAQKLRFNNIRFSVKTIFESVEILNSRASIFRASGGTHSAALINEDCEIIAFAEDIGRHNAIDKVIGEAAIKGAGFSELLLASTGRLTSEVVIKVVQIGIPVLVSLSAPTSMGLRIAEAFGLTLIGFARGKRLNIYTSQHRIEEWAQLNIKQ, encoded by the coding sequence ATGCTCATTGAGCATGAGGTCTTGAGGTTCGATCAGCTTAAGGGAAAGTTTGAGAGCTTAAGGGATTCTATAGTCATCGAAGAAATAACAAGGCTTCATATTAATGGAAGTCTTTATGCGGTTTTCCATCATCTCCCATCACAGGTTAAGGAGCTTGTTGTAGGATACCTCTTAACTGAGGGCTTAATTGAGAGAGTTGAAGACGTTTTGGAAATGAAATTTTCTGGGAGAGACGTCCATGTCAGGTTATCCGAGGATAAGTATTTTAATGCTCCAGATAAAACTCAGTTGATAACAACATTCTGTAGCGGCAAAATTACTTCGCCAAGCATATTTAAGGCTGCTCAAAAACTTAGATTTAACAACATTAGATTTAGTGTTAAAACTATTTTTGAATCAGTTGAAATATTAAACTCTAGGGCCTCAATCTTTAGGGCTTCGGGAGGAACACACTCTGCTGCCCTAATAAATGAAGATTGCGAGATTATAGCATTCGCTGAAGATATTGGTAGACATAATGCTATCGATAAAGTGATTGGTGAGGCCGCCATTAAAGGCGCGGGCTTCAGCGAATTGCTTCTTGCATCTACTGGTAGGCTCACCTCGGAAGTTGTCATTAAGGTTGTTCAGATTGGAATACCGGTTTTAGTCTCCCTTTCTGCCCCAACAAGCATGGGTTTGAGGATAGCAGAGGCTTTCGGCCTAACCCTTATAGGATTTGCTAGGGGAAAACGCTTGAACATTTATACCTCACAACATAGGATAGAGGAGTGGGCTCAACTCAACATTAAACAATAA
- the nadA gene encoding quinolinate synthase NadA → MSQLNLVEKIKRLKHEKKAIILAHNYQRPEVQDIADFVGDSLELSLYATQVDAKIIVFCGVNFMAETAAIMNPDKTVLIPDANALCPMASMLPADLVKLYKRKYPRAKVVLYINSLAEAKAYCDAICTSANAAEIVNRMDSEIILFGPDANLAMYAQTKSDKKVIPIPQFGFCPVHKLFSRDNIMRLKQIHPDAEVMAHPECDPEIWSVSDFIGSTSKMYREALTSKAGKFIVATEIGLLHRLKRDRKDAIFIPAYDEAICVNMRLHTLEKIYLCLRDEKYKVNLPQKIVSKARKPIEFMYILKTRETQK, encoded by the coding sequence ATCTCCCAGCTAAATTTAGTTGAGAAAATTAAGAGACTAAAGCATGAGAAGAAAGCAATTATATTGGCGCACAATTACCAGCGCCCTGAAGTTCAAGATATTGCTGACTTCGTTGGTGATAGCTTAGAATTATCTCTTTATGCAACACAAGTGGATGCGAAAATCATAGTCTTTTGCGGCGTTAATTTTATGGCTGAAACCGCTGCGATAATGAATCCAGATAAAACTGTTCTCATACCAGATGCTAACGCATTATGCCCAATGGCGTCAATGCTTCCAGCAGATTTAGTGAAACTTTATAAAAGGAAATATCCAAGGGCTAAAGTAGTTCTTTACATAAACAGTTTAGCGGAAGCTAAAGCTTACTGCGATGCTATATGTACATCCGCTAACGCTGCTGAAATCGTGAATAGGATGGATTCAGAAATTATACTGTTCGGCCCAGATGCAAATCTAGCTATGTATGCTCAAACAAAATCTGATAAAAAAGTGATACCTATACCTCAATTTGGCTTCTGCCCAGTACACAAGCTGTTCAGCAGAGACAATATTATGCGCCTTAAACAAATACATCCAGACGCTGAGGTCATGGCTCATCCAGAGTGTGACCCAGAAATTTGGAGCGTATCTGATTTCATTGGAAGCACATCTAAAATGTATAGGGAGGCATTAACCTCTAAGGCGGGTAAGTTTATTGTTGCAACTGAAATAGGGCTATTGCACAGATTGAAGAGAGATAGAAAAGATGCAATCTTCATACCAGCCTACGATGAAGCCATATGTGTAAATATGAGGCTACATACGCTCGAGAAAATCTACTTATGTTTGAGAGATGAGAAGTATAAAGTTAATTTACCGCAAAAAATAGTCTCAAAAGCTCGTAAGCCAATAGAATTCATGTACATTTTAAAAACACGTGAAACTCAAAAATGA
- a CDS encoding molybdopterin-binding protein — translation MSDITPFKLLISRDEAVKTFLDSIKPVSRVEIIPIEKAVGRVLAKDLVANMDVPPFDRAAMDGYAVRAEDTYGASEFDPKILKLVGVLRAGESTDKCIEPGECIRIATGCPIPAGANAVVMAEFAEERNGEVLVFRAVHPLENISPKGEDIKRGEAILREGEILTPAKIGVFAALGLRKVTVYQKPRVAVIPTGVEVRELGFKLGEGQVYDVNSYTLASLLLENGAIVTRAPIIPDTYEALKSALHYFLDHDLIVFTGGSSVGERDMLANIIEENGKLLFHGVQIKPGKPTLFGIVRDKPILGMPGYPASCLSNAYIFLIPAVRKMARLPPKKPITIKAKMAKRVVSASGREQFLTVKIIDGKAYPVFKKSGDITSLSKADGYVILPVNLDVIEEGEEITVTLFE, via the coding sequence ATGAGTGATATTACGCCATTTAAGCTCCTTATATCACGCGATGAAGCCGTGAAGACTTTTTTGGATTCCATCAAACCTGTGAGTCGAGTTGAGATTATTCCAATTGAGAAAGCTGTTGGCAGGGTTTTGGCAAAAGATTTAGTGGCTAACATGGATGTTCCTCCATTTGATAGGGCTGCCATGGATGGTTATGCTGTAAGAGCTGAGGATACTTATGGGGCTTCAGAGTTCGATCCTAAAATCCTGAAACTTGTAGGCGTGTTACGTGCGGGAGAGTCGACTGATAAGTGTATAGAGCCCGGCGAATGCATCCGTATAGCTACTGGTTGTCCAATACCAGCTGGAGCTAACGCTGTTGTAATGGCCGAGTTCGCAGAGGAGAGAAATGGAGAGGTCTTAGTTTTCAGGGCCGTGCATCCCCTAGAAAATATTTCGCCTAAGGGGGAGGATATAAAGAGGGGTGAAGCAATACTTAGGGAGGGGGAGATTTTAACGCCAGCTAAAATAGGGGTCTTTGCAGCTTTAGGTTTAAGAAAAGTTACTGTCTATCAGAAGCCCCGCGTGGCTGTTATCCCGACAGGTGTAGAGGTTCGTGAATTAGGCTTTAAACTCGGTGAGGGCCAAGTCTATGATGTAAACTCTTATACACTGGCGTCTCTTCTTCTGGAGAATGGCGCTATAGTTACTAGGGCTCCCATAATCCCTGACACTTATGAGGCTTTAAAATCCGCACTACATTATTTCCTAGACCATGACCTAATAGTTTTTACTGGTGGAAGCTCGGTTGGTGAAAGAGATATGCTCGCAAATATCATAGAGGAGAATGGAAAACTACTTTTTCATGGAGTTCAAATAAAACCTGGTAAACCAACACTCTTTGGAATAGTTAGGGATAAACCAATTTTAGGAATGCCCGGATATCCAGCCTCATGCCTAAGTAACGCCTACATATTCCTAATTCCAGCAGTTCGGAAAATGGCTAGACTGCCACCTAAAAAACCAATAACTATCAAGGCTAAAATGGCTAAACGCGTAGTCTCAGCCTCCGGACGGGAACAGTTTCTGACAGTGAAAATAATTGATGGAAAAGCATACCCAGTCTTTAAAAAATCCGGTGACATAACAAGCCTTTCAAAAGCTGATGGATACGTAATTCTACCAGTTAACCTAGATGTTATAGAAGAAGGCGAAGAAATAACAGTAACCCTATTTGAATAA
- a CDS encoding helix-turn-helix domain-containing protein, whose protein sequence is MYLPCENIGRRILPVFRAQIAKELIEKYGFTQIEVAKKLGTTQAAISQYLRSKRGIGEVEQFKEILPMIQSAANEVANKIASGEINSDKLALKFCELCLSIQKKTLRA, encoded by the coding sequence ATGTATCTACCGTGCGAAAATATTGGTCGACGCATTCTCCCAGTTTTCAGGGCTCAGATAGCCAAAGAGCTCATTGAAAAATATGGTTTCACACAAATTGAGGTTGCCAAAAAACTTGGAACGACACAGGCAGCCATAAGCCAATACTTGCGGTCAAAACGTGGGATTGGTGAAGTAGAGCAATTTAAGGAAATTTTACCCATGATTCAATCAGCTGCAAACGAAGTAGCTAATAAAATAGCTTCGGGGGAGATAAATTCGGATAAACTCGCACTAAAATTCTGTGAGCTATGTCTATCCATACAGAAGAAAACTTTAAGAGCATAA
- a CDS encoding translation elongation factor-like protein has product MSERELKEVGKVTHYFTKIGVAVVSLTDTLSVGDRILIRGSSTNFEQNVESMQIEHKNVNVAYSGQSIGLKVNQRVREGDRVYKIIQ; this is encoded by the coding sequence ATGTCCGAAAGGGAATTGAAAGAAGTTGGAAAAGTGACGCATTACTTTACTAAGATAGGTGTAGCTGTTGTTAGCCTAACAGATACTCTATCAGTTGGCGACAGAATTCTAATAAGAGGTTCATCAACCAATTTTGAACAAAATGTTGAGTCAATGCAAATAGAGCACAAAAATGTAAATGTTGCATATAGTGGGCAAAGCATAGGGCTTAAGGTAAATCAAAGGGTTAGAGAAGGTGACAGAGTCTACAAAATAATTCAATAA
- the gatD gene encoding Glu-tRNA(Gln) amidotransferase subunit GatD, which produces MSEKLPGYRGLALRTLLDIGAEIGDLIRIIKGDVILEGILIPRSKYGDDRHIVIKIKSGYNIGVEITPTTKIERIGAETKPAFISPPLPEQKSNLPVVTILGTGGTIASRVDYRTGAVRPVISASDLYSIVPELSDIAVIETEILFNIFSEDLTPKHWSAMAETVAKHIARGVQGVVITHGTDMMGYSAAALSFALQNLSVPVVFVGAQRSEDRPSSDAAMNLIGAVLAASRAPFAEVVVAMHETPSDDAIVLHRGTKVRKCHTSRRDAFKTINAKPLARVLDNNIQMLIDDYRPRDPSRSLILKPYFSEMATLIKFYPGMNPKVIDWYVSEGYRGIVLEGSGLGHVRRECFPAIKRAIESGVVVAMTSQCIWGRVNMNVYSNGRDLLAMGVIPLGDMLAETALVKMMWALAQTKDPEEVKRLLLTNVANEFSERTVESIELPRIIK; this is translated from the coding sequence ATGAGCGAAAAATTACCCGGTTATAGAGGCTTGGCTTTAAGAACTCTTCTTGATATTGGAGCTGAGATTGGAGATCTAATACGCATAATTAAGGGGGATGTTATCTTAGAGGGAATTTTAATCCCCAGATCTAAATATGGTGATGATAGGCACATCGTGATAAAAATAAAATCTGGCTATAATATTGGAGTGGAAATTACGCCGACAACTAAAATAGAGCGGATTGGAGCAGAGACTAAGCCAGCATTTATTTCACCACCTCTACCCGAGCAAAAATCGAATCTACCGGTAGTTACTATTTTAGGTACTGGTGGAACAATAGCTAGCAGGGTTGATTACAGGACTGGTGCTGTTAGACCAGTCATTTCAGCCAGCGACTTATATAGTATTGTCCCAGAGCTATCTGACATAGCCGTTATCGAGACCGAGATACTCTTCAACATATTTAGTGAAGATTTAACACCAAAGCATTGGTCAGCTATGGCTGAGACTGTTGCTAAACATATTGCTAGAGGCGTTCAGGGCGTTGTCATAACTCATGGAACCGATATGATGGGATACTCTGCTGCGGCCCTAAGTTTTGCATTACAGAATCTGTCGGTTCCAGTGGTCTTTGTCGGCGCCCAAAGATCCGAAGATAGGCCTAGTTCTGATGCGGCTATGAATCTTATAGGTGCTGTTTTAGCTGCTTCAAGGGCACCCTTCGCTGAGGTTGTTGTAGCAATGCATGAAACCCCATCAGATGATGCGATAGTTTTGCATAGGGGAACAAAGGTTAGGAAGTGTCACACGAGCCGTAGAGATGCCTTTAAAACTATAAATGCTAAGCCGCTTGCAAGAGTGCTTGATAATAATATTCAAATGTTGATAGATGATTATAGACCTAGAGACCCATCACGTAGTCTGATTTTGAAACCGTATTTTAGTGAAATGGCGACACTAATAAAATTTTATCCCGGCATGAACCCAAAGGTTATTGACTGGTATGTTTCTGAAGGTTATAGAGGTATTGTTTTAGAGGGTTCTGGTTTAGGGCATGTTCGTCGGGAATGTTTCCCAGCTATTAAGAGAGCTATTGAAAGTGGCGTAGTAGTTGCTATGACATCACAGTGTATTTGGGGGCGTGTTAACATGAACGTGTACTCTAATGGTAGAGATCTTTTAGCGATGGGCGTGATTCCGTTAGGTGATATGCTTGCTGAAACAGCCCTTGTCAAAATGATGTGGGCTTTAGCCCAAACTAAAGACCCTGAAGAAGTTAAAAGACTCTTATTAACAAATGTTGCGAATGAGTTCTCGGAGAGAACCGTTGAAAGCATCGAATTGCCAAGAATTATTAAGTAG